From Hippea alviniae EP5-r, the proteins below share one genomic window:
- a CDS encoding aldehyde ferredoxin oxidoreductase family protein — translation MLKGGYVGRILRVNLSENKISVEDINEKWAEDFIGGRGYATRMLLDEIDPKIDPLSEENKIIIATGPLGSTYAPSSGRVMVITKGALNGAIACSNSGGHFGPELKRAGYDFLVIEGKAEKPVYLWIYKGKVEIRDASMLVGKNTKETDKILKRLTHPEAGTFQIGPAGEKLSLIANATFDGHRMAGRTGVGAVFGSKNLKAIAAKGNLSIAVADRERFAKAVYNARDMLSKDAFTGKGAAKYGTAVLVNVINGVGGLPSYNGHDAYFERAEKISGETLAKDNLVRAEGCDSCPIACGRVTEIRKGKYKGKKGVGPEYESIWALGAACGVDDLDAVVMAGYLCDDYGLDTISAGATVACAMDLYEAGYIPKDDVGFELRFGDADALVKAIELMGKQETEFGKLLAKGSYRLAEYYGHPEFSMSVKKQEFPAYDPRAIKGIGLEYATSNRGACHVRGYTIAAEVLGKMDKNTYEGKAKLTKTLQDLTAALDSTGICLFTTFAIAGKEISELFAAATGFECDESEFLKKGERIWNIERIFNIKAGFGRDDDRLPERMEKEPIKSGPSKGMVADLSGVLDEYYELRGWDKNGVPTKEKLQELGIEDLL, via the coding sequence ATGTTAAAGGGTGGTTATGTTGGCAGGATATTAAGGGTTAATTTGAGCGAGAACAAGATAAGTGTTGAAGATATAAACGAAAAGTGGGCTGAAGATTTTATCGGCGGCAGAGGGTATGCAACAAGAATGCTGCTTGATGAGATAGACCCAAAAATAGACCCTTTAAGTGAAGAAAATAAAATTATCATAGCGACTGGTCCTTTGGGTTCAACCTATGCACCATCATCCGGAAGGGTTATGGTTATAACAAAAGGTGCATTGAATGGAGCTATAGCCTGTTCTAACTCTGGCGGTCATTTTGGGCCTGAGCTCAAAAGGGCAGGGTATGATTTCTTAGTAATTGAAGGAAAAGCCGAAAAACCCGTTTATTTATGGATTTATAAGGGCAAGGTTGAAATAAGAGATGCATCTATGCTTGTTGGTAAGAATACCAAAGAGACGGATAAGATTTTGAAGAGATTAACGCATCCAGAAGCTGGGACATTCCAGATAGGTCCAGCAGGAGAAAAGCTCTCTCTAATAGCCAATGCGACATTTGATGGACATAGAATGGCAGGAAGAACGGGTGTTGGCGCTGTTTTTGGAAGTAAGAATCTAAAGGCTATAGCGGCGAAAGGAAACTTAAGCATTGCTGTTGCGGATAGAGAGAGATTTGCTAAGGCTGTATATAACGCAAGGGATATGCTTTCAAAGGATGCATTCACCGGCAAAGGAGCTGCAAAGTATGGAACGGCTGTTTTGGTTAATGTGATAAATGGCGTTGGTGGTTTACCATCTTACAATGGCCACGATGCCTATTTTGAAAGAGCCGAGAAAATTAGCGGAGAGACACTTGCAAAGGATAATCTTGTAAGGGCTGAAGGTTGTGATAGCTGTCCTATAGCATGTGGAAGGGTTACAGAAATAAGAAAAGGTAAGTATAAGGGTAAAAAGGGTGTTGGACCTGAGTATGAGTCTATTTGGGCGCTTGGTGCTGCATGCGGCGTTGACGATTTAGACGCTGTTGTTATGGCAGGTTATCTGTGTGATGATTATGGATTGGATACTATCTCTGCTGGTGCAACGGTTGCATGTGCTATGGACCTATACGAAGCTGGGTATATACCAAAGGATGATGTAGGATTTGAACTCAGATTTGGAGATGCTGACGCACTCGTTAAGGCTATAGAGCTTATGGGTAAGCAGGAAACAGAGTTTGGTAAGCTTCTTGCAAAAGGCTCTTATAGGCTTGCTGAGTATTATGGACATCCAGAGTTCTCCATGAGCGTTAAGAAGCAGGAATTCCCAGCATACGACCCACGAGCTATTAAGGGCATAGGCCTTGAGTATGCAACCAGCAACAGAGGAGCCTGCCATGTAAGGGGTTATACAATAGCAGCTGAAGTCTTAGGCAAGATGGATAAAAATACTTACGAAGGCAAAGCAAAGCTTACAAAGACGCTTCAGGATTTGACAGCTGCGTTAGACTCAACAGGAATCTGCCTATTTACTACTTTTGCGATTGCGGGCAAAGAGATTTCAGAGCTGTTTGCTGCTGCCACGGGATTTGAGTGTGATGAGAGCGAGTTTTTGAAGAAAGGCGAAAGAATTTGGAATATAGAGAGAATATTCAACATCAAAGCCGGTTTTGGAAGGGATGATGATAGACTACCAGAGAGAATGG